In Sporichthya brevicatena, one genomic interval encodes:
- a CDS encoding small basic family protein — MIGALGLVIGIALGLIFDPTVPVWMQPYLPIAVVAALDALFGALRALLDGIFSDKVFVVSFIANVLVAVLVVFIGDRLGVGGQLTTGIIVVLSIRIFSNVAAIRRHLLSA, encoded by the coding sequence GTGATCGGTGCGCTCGGTCTCGTCATCGGCATCGCCCTGGGGCTGATCTTCGACCCGACGGTGCCGGTGTGGATGCAGCCCTACCTGCCCATCGCGGTGGTCGCCGCCCTCGACGCCCTCTTCGGCGCGCTGCGGGCGCTGCTCGACGGCATCTTCAGCGACAAGGTCTTCGTCGTCTCGTTCATCGCGAACGTGCTCGTCGCGGTCCTCGTCGTCTTCATCGGCGACCGACTCGGCGTCGGCGGACAGCTGACGACCGGCATCATCGTCGTGCTCAGCATCCGGATCTTCTCCAACGTCGCCGCGATCCGGCGGCACCTGCTCTCGGCCTGA
- a CDS encoding DUF881 domain-containing protein: MNDASTRRPDASMSLLSDLMSNTLDEGYRREAARRAAVAAAGLSDQPVRSGPGRSGRRAGVALVVVLAFAGLVLTVAAQQTRANAPAVAQARNELIERVRAETEQADDLYDRLVALRSEVDGLRDVALAATSAGSAARSDLERLSALAGVTAVRGPGIKVVVDDAPSANLRSGTGRVLDTDLQRLLNGLWAAGAEAISVNGQRLTQLTAVRSAGDAILVAYRPLSPPYVVLAIGNPNDLEVDFVDGPGGRWFHTLAGFGIRFTVTTEKDLRLPGATGVTLRNAVLATSGATTGATTDATTTPTPPPTPGATPAPTPGPTSGATPGPSPVPTATGAAS, from the coding sequence ATGAACGATGCGTCGACGCGCCGCCCCGACGCGTCGATGTCGCTGCTGTCGGACCTGATGTCCAACACCCTCGACGAGGGCTACCGGCGGGAGGCCGCGCGGCGGGCCGCCGTCGCGGCCGCGGGACTGTCGGACCAGCCCGTGCGCAGCGGACCGGGACGCTCCGGCCGGCGTGCCGGAGTCGCACTCGTCGTCGTGCTCGCGTTCGCCGGCCTCGTCCTCACCGTCGCGGCGCAGCAGACCCGCGCGAACGCCCCGGCCGTCGCCCAGGCCCGCAACGAGCTGATCGAGCGGGTCCGCGCCGAGACCGAGCAGGCGGACGACCTCTACGACCGTCTGGTGGCCCTGCGCTCCGAGGTCGACGGCCTCCGCGACGTCGCGCTCGCCGCGACCTCCGCCGGCTCGGCCGCGCGGTCCGACCTCGAACGGCTCTCGGCGCTCGCCGGCGTGACCGCGGTCCGCGGACCCGGCATCAAGGTCGTCGTCGACGACGCCCCCTCGGCCAACCTGCGGTCCGGGACCGGCCGGGTGCTCGACACCGACCTGCAGCGCCTGCTGAACGGCCTCTGGGCCGCCGGCGCCGAGGCCATCAGCGTCAACGGGCAGCGGCTGACCCAGCTGACCGCGGTCCGGTCCGCGGGCGACGCGATCCTCGTCGCCTACCGCCCCCTGAGCCCGCCGTACGTCGTGCTCGCGATCGGCAACCCGAACGACCTGGAGGTCGACTTCGTGGACGGCCCCGGCGGCCGCTGGTTCCACACCCTTGCGGGCTTCGGGATCCGGTTCACCGTCACCACCGAGAAGGACCTCCGGCTCCCCGGCGCGACCGGGGTGACCCTGCGGAACGCGGTGCTCGCCACGTCCGGCGCGACGACCGGCGCGACGACCGACGCGACGACCACCCCCACGCCCCCCCCCACCCCCGGAGCCACGCCCGCCCCCACGCCCGGTCCCACGTCCGGAGCGACGCCCGGCCCGAGCCCGGTCCCGACCGCGACGGGGGCCGCCTCGTGA
- a CDS encoding mannose-1-phosphate guanyltransferase has protein sequence MKAVVMAGGEGTRLRPITASMPKPLLPVVNRPVMEHVLRHLRHHGFTDVVVTVQFLASLVRNYFGDGEELGMSITYATEEVPMGTAGSVKNAEDALRDDTFLVISGDALTDVDLSEVIRFHREREAMVTVCLTRVANPLDFGITILDDNGRVERFLEKPSWGQVFSDTVNTGIYVMEPSVFEYVPIGEPSDWSGDIFPLLLKEGLPVYGYVADGYWEDVGTHENYLKVQADVLSNAVETADQDGFEIRPGIWICEGAEVDPSVELRPPLFIGDYAKVEAGATLREFTVIGSNVVVKSGAFLDRAVIHDNVYIGPGTNLRACVVGKNTDVMRGARVDQGVVIGDHCLIGEEAIIAAGVKIYPSKTIDAGAVVNQNVIWEARGQRALFGPRGVSGIVNVEITPEHAVRLASSYATTLKKGDTVLTARDGSRAARALKQSVISALQAAAINVRDLEMQPPPVARLEATRGHAGGVLIRTTPGIPDSVDIQFIDATGADLSAAHRRRVERVFSRQEYRRAFPGEIGDLTFPGRVVEHYVKQVLATVDTSGVPHRDDTPDMKVVVDAGNGAAGLLLPRVVGGLGVDVLTVNMGIDEARPTQTPEDKARSLARLGELVASSKAAFGVYFDPLGERISLVDERGVAVADDRALLVVMDLIAAERRGGRIALPVTTTRVAEKVAGFHGVEIAWTATSSDDLARAVTDPRLILGGDGRGGFVIPEVGNAVDGTAAFVRLVGLIARTQLTLSQIDARIPRAHVEYRVLPTPWALKGKVMRAVVEAAGHRTIDTTDGVRVVQRDGSWVMVLPDPSEATTHLWAEADNDVDAAALAEEWCQVVERAAT, from the coding sequence GTGAAGGCCGTCGTGATGGCCGGCGGAGAGGGCACGCGCCTGCGCCCGATCACGGCCTCCATGCCGAAGCCGCTGCTGCCCGTCGTCAACCGCCCCGTCATGGAGCACGTGCTGCGGCACCTGCGGCATCACGGCTTCACCGACGTCGTCGTCACCGTCCAGTTCCTCGCCTCGCTGGTGCGCAACTACTTCGGCGACGGCGAGGAACTCGGGATGTCGATCACGTACGCGACCGAGGAGGTGCCGATGGGCACCGCCGGGAGCGTCAAGAACGCCGAGGACGCGCTGCGCGACGACACGTTCCTCGTCATCTCCGGCGACGCCCTCACCGACGTCGACCTCTCCGAGGTGATCCGCTTCCACCGGGAGCGCGAGGCGATGGTGACCGTCTGCCTGACGCGCGTCGCGAACCCGCTCGACTTCGGCATCACGATCCTCGACGACAACGGCCGCGTGGAGCGCTTCCTCGAGAAGCCGAGCTGGGGCCAAGTCTTCTCCGACACGGTGAACACCGGCATCTACGTGATGGAACCGTCGGTCTTCGAGTACGTGCCGATCGGCGAGCCGTCCGACTGGTCGGGTGACATCTTCCCGCTCCTGCTCAAGGAGGGGCTGCCCGTCTACGGCTACGTCGCCGACGGGTACTGGGAGGACGTCGGCACCCACGAGAACTACCTGAAGGTGCAGGCCGACGTGCTCTCCAACGCCGTCGAGACCGCCGATCAGGACGGGTTCGAGATCCGCCCCGGCATCTGGATCTGCGAGGGCGCCGAGGTCGACCCGAGCGTCGAACTGCGCCCCCCGCTGTTCATCGGCGACTACGCGAAGGTCGAGGCCGGCGCCACCCTGCGCGAGTTCACCGTGATCGGCAGCAACGTGGTCGTGAAGAGCGGCGCGTTCCTCGACCGCGCCGTCATCCACGACAACGTCTACATCGGCCCCGGCACGAACCTGCGCGCCTGCGTCGTCGGCAAGAACACCGACGTGATGCGCGGGGCGCGGGTCGACCAGGGCGTCGTCATCGGCGACCACTGCCTGATCGGCGAGGAGGCGATCATCGCCGCCGGGGTGAAGATCTACCCCTCGAAGACGATCGACGCCGGCGCCGTCGTCAACCAGAACGTCATCTGGGAGGCCCGTGGCCAGCGCGCCCTGTTCGGGCCGCGCGGCGTCTCCGGCATCGTCAACGTCGAGATCACGCCCGAGCACGCCGTCCGCCTCGCGAGCTCCTACGCGACGACGTTGAAGAAGGGCGACACCGTCCTCACCGCTCGCGACGGCTCCCGGGCCGCCCGGGCGCTCAAGCAGTCCGTCATCTCGGCCCTGCAGGCGGCGGCCATCAACGTCCGCGACCTCGAGATGCAGCCGCCGCCGGTCGCCCGGCTGGAGGCGACCCGCGGTCACGCCGGCGGCGTCCTGATCCGGACAACTCCCGGCATTCCGGACAGCGTCGACATCCAGTTCATCGACGCGACCGGCGCCGACCTGTCCGCCGCGCACCGTCGTCGCGTCGAACGCGTCTTCTCCCGGCAGGAGTACCGCCGCGCGTTCCCGGGCGAGATCGGCGACCTGACCTTCCCCGGCCGCGTCGTCGAGCACTACGTGAAGCAGGTCCTGGCCACCGTCGACACCTCCGGCGTCCCGCACCGGGACGACACCCCGGACATGAAGGTCGTCGTTGACGCCGGCAACGGCGCGGCCGGACTGCTGCTGCCACGCGTGGTCGGCGGGCTGGGCGTCGACGTCCTCACGGTGAACATGGGCATCGACGAGGCCCGCCCGACGCAGACGCCGGAGGACAAGGCGCGTTCCCTCGCCCGCCTCGGCGAGCTCGTCGCCTCCTCGAAGGCTGCCTTCGGCGTCTACTTCGACCCGCTGGGGGAGCGCATCTCCCTCGTCGACGAGCGCGGCGTCGCGGTCGCCGACGACCGCGCACTGCTCGTCGTCATGGACCTGATCGCGGCCGAGCGCCGGGGCGGACGCATCGCCCTGCCCGTCACGACCACCCGCGTCGCGGAGAAAGTCGCCGGCTTCCACGGCGTCGAGATCGCCTGGACCGCGACGTCCTCGGACGACCTGGCCCGCGCGGTCACCGACCCGCGGCTGATCCTCGGCGGCGACGGCCGCGGCGGCTTCGTCATCCCCGAGGTCGGCAATGCCGTCGACGGGACGGCCGCGTTCGTCCGCCTGGTCGGCCTGATCGCCCGCACCCAGCTGACGCTGAGCCAGATCGACGCCCGGATCCCGCGCGCCCACGTCGAGTACCGCGTGCTGCCGACCCCCTGGGCGCTCAAGGGCAAGGTCATGCGCGCGGTCGTCGAGGCCGCCGGCCACCGCACGATCGACACCACCGACGGCGTCCGCGTCGTGCAGCGCGACGGCAGCTGGGTCATGGTGCTGCCGGACCCGTCGGAGGCGACCACCCACCTGTGGGCGGAGGCCGACAACGACGTCGACGCCGCCGCGCTCGCGGAGGAGTGGTGCCAGGTCGTCGAGCGCGCCGCAACCTGA
- a CDS encoding CDP-alcohol phosphatidyltransferase family protein, giving the protein MSGEGTTTAHPDRILTLPNLLSFLRLAGVPLFLWLILGPERDGLALLVLMFSGFTDWADGYLARRLNQTSRLGQLLDPAADRLYILATLVGLTVRDIVPLWLTLALVGRDLVLLGCVPTLRRLGYGPALPVHYLGKAATFNLLYAFPFLLLGDGTGEMTTVQTVANVLGWAFAIWGSGLYWWAGVLYLVQVRNLVEADRRA; this is encoded by the coding sequence GTGAGCGGGGAGGGAACGACGACAGCGCATCCGGACCGGATCCTCACGCTGCCCAACCTGCTGAGCTTCCTGCGGCTGGCCGGCGTCCCGCTGTTCCTCTGGCTGATCCTGGGCCCCGAGCGCGACGGCCTCGCGCTGCTGGTCCTGATGTTCTCCGGGTTCACGGACTGGGCCGACGGGTACCTCGCCCGCCGGCTGAACCAGACCAGCCGCCTCGGGCAGCTCCTCGACCCCGCCGCGGACCGGCTCTACATCCTCGCCACGCTGGTCGGGCTCACCGTCCGCGACATCGTCCCGCTCTGGCTCACGCTCGCCCTCGTGGGGCGCGACCTGGTGCTGCTCGGGTGTGTCCCGACCCTGCGGCGCCTCGGCTACGGTCCGGCCCTCCCCGTCCACTACCTGGGCAAGGCCGCGACCTTCAACCTGCTGTACGCCTTCCCGTTCCTGCTCCTCGGGGACGGGACCGGCGAGATGACGACGGTCCAGACAGTGGCGAACGTCCTCGGATGGGCTTTCGCTATCTGGGGTAGCGGGCTGTACTGGTGGGCCGGCGTGCTCTACCTCGTCCAGGTCCGGAACCTGGTCGAGGCGGACCGCCGGGCCTGA